Proteins from one Dermacentor variabilis isolate Ectoservices chromosome 1, ASM5094787v1, whole genome shotgun sequence genomic window:
- the LOC142575228 gene encoding uncharacterized protein LOC142575228 isoform X3, whose protein sequence is MLIKFFLIAQRPSRASEKSLRYWREQTAGQVGMAMHLGEQDSNCESLVVPKNFVLCQDGLTPCHLMLSLSGNAYFLPAQEELQAIITDQNV, encoded by the exons CGGCCGTCTCGTGCTTCTGAAAAGAGCTTGCGGTATTGGCGTGAACAGACAG CTGGACAAGTCGGAATGGCAATGCACCTTGGAGAACAAGACTCGAATTGTGAAAGTCTGGTG GTTCcaaagaactttgttttatgtcaagatgggctgacaccatgtcacctgatgctgtcactctctg GAAATGCCTATTTTCTGCCTGCCCAGGAGGAGCTCCAAGCAATAATCACAGATCAAAACGTCTGA
- the LOC142575228 gene encoding uncharacterized protein LOC142575228 isoform X2: protein MLIKFFLIAQRPSRASEKSLRYWREQTAGQVGMAMHLGEQDSNCESLVVPKNFVLCQDGLTPCHLMLSLSDRFQDMGPLFKAKRREHGVQDMVHAAHNGLTWMDKALKSSISL, encoded by the exons CGGCCGTCTCGTGCTTCTGAAAAGAGCTTGCGGTATTGGCGTGAACAGACAG CTGGACAAGTCGGAATGGCAATGCACCTTGGAGAACAAGACTCGAATTGTGAAAGTCTGGTG GTTCcaaagaactttgttttatgtcaagatgggctgacaccatgtcacctgatgctgtcactctctg atcgctttcaagatatgggcccgcTCTTCAAGGCAAAGCGACGAGAACACGGAGTTCAAGATATGGTCCACGCGGCGCATAATGGTTtgacgtggatggataaggcacTAAAGAGCAGTATCAGCTTATAA